The following coding sequences are from one Melanotaenia boesemani isolate fMelBoe1 chromosome 19, fMelBoe1.pri, whole genome shotgun sequence window:
- the nup54 gene encoding nucleoporin p54 isoform X1 yields the protein MAFSFGGATNNPASSTSGFSFGLGAKTTASTFGFNPAATTTTASSGFGTLTAPSFGTATTTAAAPATGFSFGSTNTGFGGLGAGSTTAGAFGGFGTTTTTAVAPGSSFSFAAPSNTAGGLFGNTQNKGFGFSSGLGTGAATGVSGFGTGLGTTGLGGFGGFNIQPTQQQQAGLFGQQAQPQGQTQSTHLYQQVTALSAPTLLGDERDSILAKWNQLQAYWGTGKGYYSNNNPPVEFTQENPFCRFKAVGYSCIPVSKDEDGLVVLVLNKKEADLRAQQQQLVESLHKVLGSNQTLTVNVEGVKALPSDQTEVIVYVVERSPNGTSKRIPATTLFSYLEQANIKVQLTQLGVAMSVTRTELSPAQLKQLLQNAPAGVDPIIWEQAKVDNPDPEKLIPVPMVGFKELLRRLQIQEQMTKQHQTRVDIISNDISELQKNQATTVAKIAQYKRKLMDLSHRVLQVLIKQEIQRKSGYAIQVDEEHLRVQLDTIQSELNAPTQFKGRLNELMSQIRMQNHFGAVRSEERYSVDADLLREIKQHLKQQQDGLSHLINVIKDDLEDIKLIEHGLSDSGHVRGAILS from the exons ATGGCGTTTAGTTTTGGCGGCGCCACGAATAATCCAGCGTCAA GCACGTCGGGGTTTTCTTTTGGTCTTGGTGCCAAGACGACAGCATCAACATTTGGCTTCAACCCCGCTGCCACCACCACAACCGCCTCATCGGGGTTCGGCA CTCTAACAGCTCCCAGTTTTGGGACAGCCACAACCACTGCTGCTGCACCAGCCACAGGATTTAGTTTTGGCTCCACCAACACTG GATTTGGGGGGCTAGGAGCTGGAAGCACCACGGCTG GCGCATTTGGGGGTTTTGGTACAACTACAACAACTGCTGTTGCACCAGGGTCCAGTTTCAGTTTTGCTGCCCCTTCCAACACTGCAG gaggtcTGTTTGGTAACACACAGAACAAAGGATTTGGGTTTTCATCTGGGCTCGGGACTGGTGCTGCTACTGGAGTATCGGGATTTGGAACTGGATTAGGAACAACTGGCCTGGGTGGATTTGGAGGTTTTAATATCCAgccaacacagcagcagcaag CAGGCTTGTTTGGACAGCAGGCCCAGCCACAGGGCCAAACTCAATCTACCCATCTTTACCAGCAAGTCACTGCTCTATCAGCGCCCACTTTATTAGGAGATGAGCGTGACTCCATTCTTGCCAAATGGAACCAACTGCAGGCCTATTGGGGCACTGGGAAGGGCTACTACAGCAACAACAACCCACCGGTGGAATTTACCCAGGAAAACCCTTTCTGCAGGTTCAAG GCGGTGGGATATAGCTGCATCCCAGTGAGTAAGGATGAGGACGGGTTAGTGGTCCTGGTTCTCAATAAAAAGGAAGCTGATCTGCGAGCTCAACAACAGCAGCTGGTTGAGTCCCTCCATAAAGTCCTGGGAAGCAACCAGACACTAACTGTCAATGTAGAAGGTGTCAAAGCTTTGCCAAGTGACCA GACAGAAGTGATCGTTTACGTGGTGGAACGTTCTCCTAATGGGACCTCCAAAAGAATCCCAGCTACAACCCTCTTCAGCTATCTGGAGCAGGCCAACATTAAGGTCCAGCTCACGCAGCTTGGAGTGGCCATGTCTGTTACACGCACTGAGCTGTCTCCAGCACAACTaaagcagctgctgcaaaaCGCTCCTGCAG GAGTGGATCCCATTATTTGGGAGCAAGCTAAGGTGGACAACCCAGATCCAGAGAA GCTGATACCAGTGCCCATGGTTGGTTTTAAGGAGCTGCTCCGCAGGTTGCAGATCCAGGAGCAGATGACCAAACAGCACCAGACCAGAGTGGAT ATTATCTCCAACGACATCAGTGAACTGCAGAAGAACCAGGCGACCACTGTGGCCAAGATTGCTCAATACAAAAGAAAGTTGATGGATCTCTCTCACAGAGTGCTGCAG GTGCTGATCAAACAGGAGATTCAGAGAAAAAGTGGTTATGCTATCCAAGTGGACGAGGAACATCTCAGAGTGCAGCTGGATACCATTCAGTCAGAACTCAATGCCCCCACACAGTTCAAG GGTCGGCTGAATGAATTAATGTCCCAAATCCGAATGCAGAACCATTTTGGAGCTGTGAGATCAGAAGAGCGCTACAGTGTTGATGCAGACCTTCTCAGAGAAATCAAACAA CActtgaagcagcagcaggatgGTTTAAGTCATTTGATCAATGTCATCAAAGATGATTTGGAAGACATCAAACTCATAGAGCACGGGCTGAGCGACTCTGGACACGTGAGAGGAGCCATCCTGAGCTGA
- the nup54 gene encoding nucleoporin p54 isoform X2, with protein MAFSFGGATNNPASSTSGFSFGLGAKTTASTFGFNPAATTTTASSGFGTLTAPSFGTATTTAAAPATGFSFGSTNTGFGGLGAGSTTAGAFGGFGTTTTTAVAPGSSFSFAAPSNTAGGLFGNTQNKGFGFSSGLGTGAATGVSGFGTGLGTTGLGGFGGFNIQPTQQQQGLFGQQAQPQGQTQSTHLYQQVTALSAPTLLGDERDSILAKWNQLQAYWGTGKGYYSNNNPPVEFTQENPFCRFKAVGYSCIPVSKDEDGLVVLVLNKKEADLRAQQQQLVESLHKVLGSNQTLTVNVEGVKALPSDQTEVIVYVVERSPNGTSKRIPATTLFSYLEQANIKVQLTQLGVAMSVTRTELSPAQLKQLLQNAPAGVDPIIWEQAKVDNPDPEKLIPVPMVGFKELLRRLQIQEQMTKQHQTRVDIISNDISELQKNQATTVAKIAQYKRKLMDLSHRVLQVLIKQEIQRKSGYAIQVDEEHLRVQLDTIQSELNAPTQFKGRLNELMSQIRMQNHFGAVRSEERYSVDADLLREIKQHLKQQQDGLSHLINVIKDDLEDIKLIEHGLSDSGHVRGAILS; from the exons ATGGCGTTTAGTTTTGGCGGCGCCACGAATAATCCAGCGTCAA GCACGTCGGGGTTTTCTTTTGGTCTTGGTGCCAAGACGACAGCATCAACATTTGGCTTCAACCCCGCTGCCACCACCACAACCGCCTCATCGGGGTTCGGCA CTCTAACAGCTCCCAGTTTTGGGACAGCCACAACCACTGCTGCTGCACCAGCCACAGGATTTAGTTTTGGCTCCACCAACACTG GATTTGGGGGGCTAGGAGCTGGAAGCACCACGGCTG GCGCATTTGGGGGTTTTGGTACAACTACAACAACTGCTGTTGCACCAGGGTCCAGTTTCAGTTTTGCTGCCCCTTCCAACACTGCAG gaggtcTGTTTGGTAACACACAGAACAAAGGATTTGGGTTTTCATCTGGGCTCGGGACTGGTGCTGCTACTGGAGTATCGGGATTTGGAACTGGATTAGGAACAACTGGCCTGGGTGGATTTGGAGGTTTTAATATCCAgccaacacagcagcagcaag GCTTGTTTGGACAGCAGGCCCAGCCACAGGGCCAAACTCAATCTACCCATCTTTACCAGCAAGTCACTGCTCTATCAGCGCCCACTTTATTAGGAGATGAGCGTGACTCCATTCTTGCCAAATGGAACCAACTGCAGGCCTATTGGGGCACTGGGAAGGGCTACTACAGCAACAACAACCCACCGGTGGAATTTACCCAGGAAAACCCTTTCTGCAGGTTCAAG GCGGTGGGATATAGCTGCATCCCAGTGAGTAAGGATGAGGACGGGTTAGTGGTCCTGGTTCTCAATAAAAAGGAAGCTGATCTGCGAGCTCAACAACAGCAGCTGGTTGAGTCCCTCCATAAAGTCCTGGGAAGCAACCAGACACTAACTGTCAATGTAGAAGGTGTCAAAGCTTTGCCAAGTGACCA GACAGAAGTGATCGTTTACGTGGTGGAACGTTCTCCTAATGGGACCTCCAAAAGAATCCCAGCTACAACCCTCTTCAGCTATCTGGAGCAGGCCAACATTAAGGTCCAGCTCACGCAGCTTGGAGTGGCCATGTCTGTTACACGCACTGAGCTGTCTCCAGCACAACTaaagcagctgctgcaaaaCGCTCCTGCAG GAGTGGATCCCATTATTTGGGAGCAAGCTAAGGTGGACAACCCAGATCCAGAGAA GCTGATACCAGTGCCCATGGTTGGTTTTAAGGAGCTGCTCCGCAGGTTGCAGATCCAGGAGCAGATGACCAAACAGCACCAGACCAGAGTGGAT ATTATCTCCAACGACATCAGTGAACTGCAGAAGAACCAGGCGACCACTGTGGCCAAGATTGCTCAATACAAAAGAAAGTTGATGGATCTCTCTCACAGAGTGCTGCAG GTGCTGATCAAACAGGAGATTCAGAGAAAAAGTGGTTATGCTATCCAAGTGGACGAGGAACATCTCAGAGTGCAGCTGGATACCATTCAGTCAGAACTCAATGCCCCCACACAGTTCAAG GGTCGGCTGAATGAATTAATGTCCCAAATCCGAATGCAGAACCATTTTGGAGCTGTGAGATCAGAAGAGCGCTACAGTGTTGATGCAGACCTTCTCAGAGAAATCAAACAA CActtgaagcagcagcaggatgGTTTAAGTCATTTGATCAATGTCATCAAAGATGATTTGGAAGACATCAAACTCATAGAGCACGGGCTGAGCGACTCTGGACACGTGAGAGGAGCCATCCTGAGCTGA
- the nup54 gene encoding nucleoporin p54 isoform X3 produces the protein MAFSFGGATNNPASSTSGFSFGLGAKTTASTFGFNPAATTTTASSGFGTLTAPSFGTATTTAAAPATGFSFGSTNTGAFGGFGTTTTTAVAPGSSFSFAAPSNTAGGLFGNTQNKGFGFSSGLGTGAATGVSGFGTGLGTTGLGGFGGFNIQPTQQQQAGLFGQQAQPQGQTQSTHLYQQVTALSAPTLLGDERDSILAKWNQLQAYWGTGKGYYSNNNPPVEFTQENPFCRFKAVGYSCIPVSKDEDGLVVLVLNKKEADLRAQQQQLVESLHKVLGSNQTLTVNVEGVKALPSDQTEVIVYVVERSPNGTSKRIPATTLFSYLEQANIKVQLTQLGVAMSVTRTELSPAQLKQLLQNAPAGVDPIIWEQAKVDNPDPEKLIPVPMVGFKELLRRLQIQEQMTKQHQTRVDIISNDISELQKNQATTVAKIAQYKRKLMDLSHRVLQVLIKQEIQRKSGYAIQVDEEHLRVQLDTIQSELNAPTQFKGRLNELMSQIRMQNHFGAVRSEERYSVDADLLREIKQHLKQQQDGLSHLINVIKDDLEDIKLIEHGLSDSGHVRGAILS, from the exons ATGGCGTTTAGTTTTGGCGGCGCCACGAATAATCCAGCGTCAA GCACGTCGGGGTTTTCTTTTGGTCTTGGTGCCAAGACGACAGCATCAACATTTGGCTTCAACCCCGCTGCCACCACCACAACCGCCTCATCGGGGTTCGGCA CTCTAACAGCTCCCAGTTTTGGGACAGCCACAACCACTGCTGCTGCACCAGCCACAGGATTTAGTTTTGGCTCCACCAACACTG GCGCATTTGGGGGTTTTGGTACAACTACAACAACTGCTGTTGCACCAGGGTCCAGTTTCAGTTTTGCTGCCCCTTCCAACACTGCAG gaggtcTGTTTGGTAACACACAGAACAAAGGATTTGGGTTTTCATCTGGGCTCGGGACTGGTGCTGCTACTGGAGTATCGGGATTTGGAACTGGATTAGGAACAACTGGCCTGGGTGGATTTGGAGGTTTTAATATCCAgccaacacagcagcagcaag CAGGCTTGTTTGGACAGCAGGCCCAGCCACAGGGCCAAACTCAATCTACCCATCTTTACCAGCAAGTCACTGCTCTATCAGCGCCCACTTTATTAGGAGATGAGCGTGACTCCATTCTTGCCAAATGGAACCAACTGCAGGCCTATTGGGGCACTGGGAAGGGCTACTACAGCAACAACAACCCACCGGTGGAATTTACCCAGGAAAACCCTTTCTGCAGGTTCAAG GCGGTGGGATATAGCTGCATCCCAGTGAGTAAGGATGAGGACGGGTTAGTGGTCCTGGTTCTCAATAAAAAGGAAGCTGATCTGCGAGCTCAACAACAGCAGCTGGTTGAGTCCCTCCATAAAGTCCTGGGAAGCAACCAGACACTAACTGTCAATGTAGAAGGTGTCAAAGCTTTGCCAAGTGACCA GACAGAAGTGATCGTTTACGTGGTGGAACGTTCTCCTAATGGGACCTCCAAAAGAATCCCAGCTACAACCCTCTTCAGCTATCTGGAGCAGGCCAACATTAAGGTCCAGCTCACGCAGCTTGGAGTGGCCATGTCTGTTACACGCACTGAGCTGTCTCCAGCACAACTaaagcagctgctgcaaaaCGCTCCTGCAG GAGTGGATCCCATTATTTGGGAGCAAGCTAAGGTGGACAACCCAGATCCAGAGAA GCTGATACCAGTGCCCATGGTTGGTTTTAAGGAGCTGCTCCGCAGGTTGCAGATCCAGGAGCAGATGACCAAACAGCACCAGACCAGAGTGGAT ATTATCTCCAACGACATCAGTGAACTGCAGAAGAACCAGGCGACCACTGTGGCCAAGATTGCTCAATACAAAAGAAAGTTGATGGATCTCTCTCACAGAGTGCTGCAG GTGCTGATCAAACAGGAGATTCAGAGAAAAAGTGGTTATGCTATCCAAGTGGACGAGGAACATCTCAGAGTGCAGCTGGATACCATTCAGTCAGAACTCAATGCCCCCACACAGTTCAAG GGTCGGCTGAATGAATTAATGTCCCAAATCCGAATGCAGAACCATTTTGGAGCTGTGAGATCAGAAGAGCGCTACAGTGTTGATGCAGACCTTCTCAGAGAAATCAAACAA CActtgaagcagcagcaggatgGTTTAAGTCATTTGATCAATGTCATCAAAGATGATTTGGAAGACATCAAACTCATAGAGCACGGGCTGAGCGACTCTGGACACGTGAGAGGAGCCATCCTGAGCTGA